From the genome of Saccopteryx bilineata isolate mSacBil1 chromosome 6, mSacBil1_pri_phased_curated, whole genome shotgun sequence, one region includes:
- the CACNG5 gene encoding voltage-dependent calcium channel gamma-5 subunit, with amino-acid sequence MSACGRKALTLLSSVFAVCGLGLLGIAVSTDYWLYLEEGVILPQNQSTEVKMSLHSGLWRVCFLAGEERGRCFTIEYVMPMNTQLTSESTVNVLKMIRSATPFPLVSLFFMFIGFILSNIGHIRPHRTILAFVSGIFFILSGLSLVVGLVLYISSINDEMLNQTKDAETYFSYKYGWSFAFAAISFLLTESAGVMSVYLFMKRYTAEDMYRPHPGFYRPRLSNCSDYSGQFLHPDAWVRGRSPSDISSDASLQMNSSYPALLKCPDYDQTSSSPC; translated from the exons ATGAGCGCCTGCGGGAGGAAGGCCCTGACCCTTCTGAGCAGCGTCTTCGCCGTCTGCGGCCTGGGCCTCCTGGGCATCGCGGTCAGCACCGACTACTGGCTGTACCTGGAGGAGGGCGTGATCCTGCCCCAGAACCAGAGCACGGAGGTCAAGATGTCCCTGCACTCGGGCCTGTGGCGGGTGTGCTTCCTTGCAG GTGAGGAGCGTGGCCGCTGCTTCACCATAGAATATGTGATGCCTATGAACACCCAGCTGACGTCTGAGTCCACAGTCAATGTTCTAA AAATGATTCGTTCCGCAACACCATTCCCTCTGGTCAGCCTGTTCTTCATGTTCATTGGGTTTATCCTGAGCAACATCGGACACATCCGTCCCCACCGAACAATACTGGCCTTTGTCTCTGGCATCTTTTTCATCCTCTCTG gcctctctctcgtGGTGGGCCTGGTGCTCTACATCTCCAGCATCAACGACGAGATGCTCAACCAGACCAAGGACGCAGAGACTTATTTCAGCTACAAGTACGGCTGGTCGTTTGCCTTCGctgccatctccttccttttaacCGAG aGTGCGGGCGTGATGTCCGTCTATCTGTTCATGAAGAGGTACACCGCTGAGGACATGTACAGGCCTCACCCCGGCTTCTACCGCCCGCGGCTGAGCAACTGCTCGGATTACTCTGGCCAGTTCCTACACCCGGACGCCTGGGTCCGCGGCCGCAGCCCCTCCGACATCTCCAGCGACGCCTCCCTGCAGATGAACAGCAGCTACCCAGCCTTGCTCAAGTGTCCCGACTATGACCAGACGTCGTCTTCCCCCTGCTGA